In Microbacterium maritypicum, the following are encoded in one genomic region:
- a CDS encoding carbohydrate ABC transporter permease: protein MTSPPRAPEEAKQPVQTGRHPRLRRSGHRRWTAPIGDIVIPRGIQVALWVWVSFNLLMAVWVGITSLKSDSEIFATPFGLPASPEWENFVSAWTVSGFGGVTLNTIVIVTISASLTIALGAPAAYVLARSSRRWISGINTYTALCVALPVQTILVPLFIAKTEVHQFAVEILFGWWDDRITLVFIYVGTSLPFTIFLLTAAFRGLPSALPEAAALDGASPARTFWSIMMPVAWPAVKSAFVLNFLHMWNEALLVLVLINSPSEQTLPAALLRLYGTMQYNSNWGGLFAGVVIVIYPMILLYLWVGRRIMEGMTSGAVK, encoded by the coding sequence ATGACCAGCCCCCCTCGCGCCCCCGAGGAGGCGAAGCAGCCGGTGCAGACCGGCCGCCACCCCCGCCTCCGGCGTAGCGGGCACCGACGATGGACGGCTCCCATCGGCGACATCGTCATCCCCCGCGGCATCCAGGTCGCGCTGTGGGTGTGGGTGTCGTTCAACCTCCTGATGGCGGTGTGGGTGGGGATCACGTCCCTGAAGTCGGACAGCGAGATCTTCGCCACCCCCTTCGGTCTTCCCGCATCGCCGGAGTGGGAGAACTTCGTGAGCGCGTGGACGGTGTCCGGTTTCGGCGGCGTGACGCTCAACACCATCGTCATCGTGACGATCTCCGCCTCCCTGACGATCGCGCTGGGAGCCCCCGCCGCATATGTGCTCGCCAGGAGTTCGCGACGATGGATCTCGGGCATCAACACCTATACGGCGCTGTGCGTGGCACTGCCGGTGCAGACGATCCTCGTACCGCTCTTCATCGCGAAGACGGAGGTGCATCAGTTCGCCGTCGAGATCCTCTTCGGCTGGTGGGATGACCGGATCACGCTCGTCTTCATCTACGTCGGCACTTCTCTCCCGTTCACGATCTTCCTGCTCACCGCCGCCTTCAGGGGGCTTCCGTCAGCGCTCCCCGAGGCTGCGGCGCTCGATGGGGCGTCGCCCGCGCGCACCTTCTGGAGCATCATGATGCCGGTCGCCTGGCCGGCGGTGAAAAGCGCGTTCGTCCTGAACTTCCTGCACATGTGGAACGAAGCGCTCCTCGTGCTGGTGCTGATCAACTCTCCGAGCGAGCAGACTCTGCCCGCTGCACTTCTCCGCTTGTACGGCACCATGCAGTACAACTCCAACTGGGGAGGCCTGTTCGCCGGAGTCGTGATCGTCATCTATCCGATGATCCTGCTGTATCTGTGGGTCGGTCGCCGCATCATGGAAGGGATGACCTCCGGTGCCGTCAAGTGA
- a CDS encoding substrate-binding domain-containing protein, with protein sequence MTAVHPTPSGLTPRALKFEALAQELRRGIAAGSWPLGSLLPTEKQLVESTGYSLSTVRRAVDVLVDEGLILRRQGSGMYVSSASRQRTEQRTIGVLIPDTRLYFPTVLQGIEAGLSGSGTSIALATSQYDSRVEQEAIARFVESGVDGLLITPIISDDADPGALLRRLESIPIPVVMLERRIRSLGYFDPTEYVCSNHEAGAFEGVSHLHRLGHRRIALALRADSAPSSGVRRGYEASVPHLEGMVSTIVSRTSAEWLQTHADDVLQEMVDGSCTAALVFGDREATLLEVAAQRRGLRVPEDLAIVSYDDEVADVAPVPLTAVSPAKHRIGRMAAALLLTRITEGDQSPVQQISIVPRLTIRDSCGARSR encoded by the coding sequence ATGACAGCAGTGCATCCCACCCCGTCCGGCCTCACGCCTCGTGCGCTCAAGTTCGAAGCGCTCGCGCAGGAGCTTCGTAGAGGGATCGCGGCCGGCAGTTGGCCGCTGGGCAGCCTTCTGCCGACCGAGAAGCAGCTCGTCGAGTCCACGGGCTACTCGCTCAGCACCGTGCGGCGGGCTGTCGACGTCCTGGTCGACGAAGGGCTGATCCTTCGCCGCCAAGGGTCCGGCATGTACGTGTCGAGTGCCTCCAGGCAGCGAACCGAACAGCGCACGATCGGCGTGCTGATTCCCGACACCCGGCTCTACTTCCCGACCGTCCTGCAGGGTATCGAGGCGGGCCTCTCGGGCTCGGGAACCTCCATCGCTCTCGCGACCTCCCAGTACGACTCGCGCGTCGAGCAGGAAGCGATCGCCCGGTTCGTCGAGTCCGGCGTCGATGGTCTGCTGATCACGCCCATCATCTCGGACGATGCCGATCCCGGCGCCCTGCTCCGCCGGCTGGAGAGCATTCCGATACCGGTGGTGATGCTGGAGAGACGTATCCGGAGCCTGGGCTATTTCGATCCGACCGAGTACGTCTGCTCGAATCATGAGGCCGGGGCGTTCGAGGGGGTCTCGCACCTGCACCGACTCGGCCACCGCCGGATCGCGCTGGCGTTGCGAGCTGATTCCGCTCCGTCGTCCGGAGTCCGCCGCGGGTATGAGGCATCCGTCCCGCACCTGGAGGGCATGGTGAGCACGATCGTCTCGAGGACGAGCGCGGAGTGGTTGCAGACGCACGCGGACGATGTGCTCCAGGAGATGGTTGATGGCAGCTGCACCGCGGCCCTCGTCTTCGGTGATCGCGAGGCCACGCTCCTCGAGGTCGCTGCGCAGCGTCGGGGGCTGCGTGTGCCCGAGGATCTCGCCATCGTCTCCTATGACGACGAAGTGGCCGACGTCGCCCCGGTGCCACTGACAGCCGTGTCGCCGGCCAAGCACCGCATCGGGCGGATGGCCGCGGCGCTCCTGCTCACGCGGATCACCGAGGGAGATCAGTCGCCGGTACAGCAGATCTCGATCGTGCCGAGGCTGACGATCCGCGATTCCTGCGGCGCCCGATCCCGCTAG
- a CDS encoding N-acetylglucosamine-6-phosphate deacetylase, with protein sequence MTARTLHGRDALGAGGLEVVVEHGRISALTPTADPGDGAPWIGPGLIDLQVNGHLDGDANAAEPSAAHIAAMAQSLAAHGVTRFLPTVITASPAEMLARIRAIDEAVRTSTATSRAVAGIHVEGPSLSEQDGPRGVHPLAHIRPPAIAELQTWLDAAPGLLRVVTLSPHHPGSVEATRFLVAHGVRVAVGHTHATDAEITAVVDAGATLSTHLGNGAHAVLPRHPNYLWTQLAERRLAAGVIADGHHLPDATLATMIAAKRDHGVFLVSDAVATPTALRENGVSTVGGGVHLADDGALRHVATGFLAGSVQTLDVGVATVARLTGSLSAALRLATSAPASVLGDGPHWTVGARADVLLFDWAPGELSITPREVLIAGEPATDMTDAPAAAGGNR encoded by the coding sequence ATGACCGCGCGCACGCTGCACGGTCGCGACGCCCTCGGAGCGGGCGGGCTGGAGGTCGTCGTCGAGCACGGCCGGATCAGCGCGCTCACCCCGACCGCGGACCCCGGTGACGGCGCCCCGTGGATCGGACCCGGACTGATCGACCTGCAGGTCAACGGCCATCTCGACGGCGACGCCAATGCGGCAGAGCCCTCGGCGGCCCACATCGCGGCGATGGCACAGTCTCTCGCCGCCCACGGCGTCACGCGATTCCTGCCGACCGTCATCACCGCCTCGCCCGCCGAGATGCTCGCCCGCATCCGTGCGATCGACGAGGCCGTGCGCACCTCGACCGCGACCTCGCGCGCGGTCGCCGGCATCCACGTCGAGGGTCCGAGCCTCTCGGAGCAGGACGGCCCCCGCGGCGTGCATCCGCTCGCGCACATCCGCCCGCCGGCCATCGCCGAGCTGCAGACCTGGCTCGACGCCGCTCCCGGCCTGCTCCGGGTCGTGACCCTGTCTCCGCACCATCCGGGGTCGGTCGAGGCCACGCGCTTCCTCGTCGCGCACGGCGTGCGGGTCGCGGTCGGGCACACCCACGCGACGGATGCCGAGATCACCGCGGTCGTCGACGCCGGTGCCACGCTCTCGACGCACCTCGGCAACGGCGCGCATGCGGTGCTCCCCCGGCATCCGAACTACCTGTGGACGCAGCTCGCCGAGCGCCGGCTCGCCGCCGGTGTCATCGCCGACGGCCACCACCTGCCCGATGCCACGCTCGCGACCATGATCGCCGCGAAGCGCGACCACGGCGTCTTCCTCGTGAGCGACGCCGTCGCCACCCCGACGGCCCTGCGGGAGAACGGCGTCTCGACGGTCGGCGGGGGCGTGCACCTCGCCGACGACGGAGCGCTGCGGCACGTGGCGACCGGGTTCCTCGCGGGATCCGTGCAGACCCTCGACGTCGGCGTCGCCACGGTCGCCCGCCTGACCGGTTCACTGTCGGCGGCGCTGCGGCTCGCGACCTCGGCACCCGCATCCGTCCTCGGAGACGGCCCGCACTGGACGGTCGGCGCCCGCGCCGACGTGCTGCTCTTCGACTGGGCGCCCGGCGAGCTTTCGATCACGCCACGTGAGGTGCTGATCGCCGGCGAACCCGCCACCGACATGACCGACGCACCCGCAGCCGCAGGAGGAAACCGATGA
- a CDS encoding FAD-dependent oxidoreductase: protein MSNRTRHDVDVAVIGGGLAGVAAAIAAARNGGTVALVQDRPVLGGNSSSEVRVWVCGATATGHHRFARETGIIGELYVENEYRNPLGNPYYWDLVVLDAVKAEPRITLLLNTHITEVQMHGDRISSVGGIVLGSEGEVTVAAHTFVDATGDGSVAARAGARTRLGREASAAFGEDLAPEEEDELTLGSTLLFYTRKESEPVPFVPPAFAIDLAATTIPESRVLRTGDNGADYWWIEWGGELDIVADNERIRDELWAVIYGIWDHIKNSGRFPDAENLTLEWVGSVPGKREYRRIIGAHTMTQEDVVSATRKADAIGFGGWSIDLHPSKGVYEPRSAAQQIYPSGTYDIPFGILRSIDVGNLLMAGRNVSATHIAFGSLRVMATCAVMGEAAGTAAALCAASNWTPEELHDAHIRTLQRQLVRQDAALIGVQDDDPANLALQASVTATSELRWDQLDDPSSSLPLTDDTAFLIPRGQSGPVQVHLSCEEAATVSWAVFETPDGRTYFPEVPLDSGSIELPAGHAGWVALTDELPVGEGPEASTVIVLEAIPGVRWGSSGQYLFGAVSMTRRGTDHVDEIDAHLVADRPDDVVRWGIKKLSRVRLAMRCEGAVVGLEAANVVGGYGRPYGGPRMWSSRPRRDLVAGDPEILTLEWEREVQASEVRVVFNDDVNAYVNNLHYVRSEHRIPPEIVADFDLEAFVDGHWRTLGTVRDNRRRHRTVAFEPVATARIRLVCHRTNGSDLVQVGQVRVY, encoded by the coding sequence ATGAGCAATCGGACGAGGCACGATGTCGACGTCGCCGTCATCGGCGGTGGGCTCGCCGGTGTCGCGGCAGCGATCGCTGCGGCGCGCAACGGAGGGACCGTGGCGCTGGTGCAGGATCGTCCGGTGCTCGGAGGGAACTCGAGCAGCGAGGTGCGGGTCTGGGTCTGCGGTGCGACGGCGACGGGGCATCATCGCTTCGCGCGCGAGACGGGGATCATCGGTGAGCTCTATGTCGAGAACGAGTACCGCAATCCGCTCGGCAACCCGTACTACTGGGACCTCGTCGTGCTCGATGCCGTGAAGGCGGAGCCGCGCATCACCCTGCTGCTGAACACACACATCACCGAGGTGCAGATGCACGGAGACCGGATCTCGTCGGTGGGCGGGATCGTGCTGGGATCGGAGGGCGAGGTCACTGTGGCCGCGCACACCTTCGTGGATGCCACCGGCGACGGATCCGTGGCGGCCCGGGCCGGTGCTCGGACGCGACTCGGCCGGGAGGCGAGTGCAGCTTTCGGTGAGGATCTGGCACCGGAGGAAGAGGACGAGCTCACGCTGGGCAGCACGCTGCTGTTCTACACCCGCAAGGAGTCCGAACCGGTGCCGTTCGTGCCGCCGGCGTTCGCGATAGACCTCGCAGCCACGACGATCCCGGAGAGCCGGGTGCTTCGCACGGGTGACAACGGAGCCGACTACTGGTGGATCGAATGGGGCGGCGAGCTGGACATCGTCGCCGACAACGAGCGGATCAGGGACGAGCTGTGGGCGGTCATCTACGGCATCTGGGATCACATCAAGAACTCCGGACGCTTCCCGGATGCCGAGAACCTCACTCTCGAGTGGGTCGGGTCGGTTCCGGGCAAGCGGGAGTATCGCCGGATCATCGGTGCGCACACCATGACGCAGGAGGATGTCGTCTCGGCGACGCGCAAGGCGGACGCCATCGGATTCGGCGGGTGGTCGATCGACCTCCACCCCTCGAAGGGCGTGTACGAGCCTCGGTCCGCCGCTCAGCAGATCTACCCGAGCGGCACCTACGACATCCCCTTCGGCATCCTGCGCTCCATCGATGTCGGCAATCTGCTGATGGCCGGCCGCAACGTGAGCGCGACGCACATCGCCTTCGGGTCGCTGCGCGTGATGGCGACGTGCGCGGTGATGGGTGAGGCCGCTGGAACCGCAGCGGCTCTGTGTGCCGCGTCGAACTGGACTCCGGAGGAGCTTCACGACGCGCACATCCGAACCCTGCAGCGCCAGTTGGTGCGACAAGATGCCGCGCTCATCGGCGTGCAGGACGACGACCCCGCCAATCTCGCTCTGCAGGCGTCGGTGACGGCGACGTCGGAACTCCGGTGGGATCAGCTCGACGATCCGAGTTCCTCGCTCCCTCTCACCGACGACACCGCCTTCCTGATTCCGCGAGGGCAGTCGGGGCCGGTGCAGGTGCACCTCTCGTGCGAGGAGGCCGCCACCGTCTCGTGGGCGGTGTTCGAGACTCCCGACGGTCGCACCTATTTCCCGGAGGTGCCGCTCGACTCCGGGAGCATCGAGCTTCCCGCCGGGCACGCCGGGTGGGTGGCGTTGACGGATGAGCTCCCGGTCGGCGAGGGTCCGGAGGCGTCGACGGTCATCGTCCTCGAAGCGATTCCGGGCGTGCGGTGGGGGAGCAGCGGTCAGTACCTGTTCGGCGCGGTCTCGATGACGCGTCGCGGCACCGACCACGTCGACGAGATCGACGCCCATCTCGTCGCCGATCGACCGGACGACGTGGTGCGGTGGGGGATCAAGAAGCTGTCGCGTGTTCGGCTTGCCATGCGATGCGAGGGTGCCGTCGTGGGCCTGGAAGCGGCCAACGTCGTCGGGGGATACGGGCGCCCGTACGGCGGGCCGCGGATGTGGTCGTCGCGTCCGCGACGAGATCTGGTCGCGGGGGACCCGGAGATCCTCACGCTCGAGTGGGAGCGCGAGGTCCAGGCGTCGGAGGTACGCGTCGTGTTCAACGACGATGTCAATGCCTACGTGAACAATCTCCACTATGTCCGGAGTGAGCACCGGATACCGCCCGAGATCGTCGCCGACTTCGATCTCGAAGCATTCGTGGATGGGCACTGGCGTACCCTCGGCACGGTGCGGGACAATCGTCGACGTCACCGAACCGTGGCGTTCGAACCCGTCGCGACGGCGCGGATCCGGCTCGTCTGCCACCGCACGAACGGCTCCGACCTGGTCCAGGTGGGCCAGGTGCGGGTGTACTGA
- a CDS encoding hydroxyacid dehydrogenase, producing MPSSDRGGRGQLPTIVISADDGDADRLFPANVLAPLREHGRVVHVGGDLSVLDVEDRRSAEVLLTSWGTHEISAGVLDGFSSLEAIIHTGGSVKRLLTDDAWETGVRVSTQVERNAEAVAEYAAAMIVASLKGVFRLRRDYVREGATLDRGPRLDMLGITAKTVGLVGASRVGRAVARLIARHDLQVLVYDPYVDAVEADSLGARLTSLETLMRDSDVVSLHAPATPGTRGMITRRLLESMSPGATLINTARGSIVDQDALIDVLRTRDLFAILDVTEPMVPAADSALWALENVFLTPHLAGATGSDLQRLGRGAVDEAIRVLTGEELAHRVRAEDLSRIA from the coding sequence GTGCCGTCAAGTGATCGTGGAGGTCGCGGACAGCTCCCGACCATCGTCATCAGCGCCGACGACGGAGACGCCGACAGACTGTTCCCTGCGAACGTGCTCGCGCCGTTGCGCGAGCACGGCCGGGTCGTGCACGTGGGTGGCGACTTGAGCGTGCTCGACGTGGAGGACAGGCGATCCGCCGAGGTGCTCCTGACCAGCTGGGGGACGCACGAGATCTCTGCCGGCGTGCTCGACGGGTTCTCCTCGCTCGAGGCGATCATCCACACGGGGGGTTCGGTGAAGCGGCTCCTCACGGACGACGCGTGGGAGACGGGCGTGCGCGTCTCGACCCAGGTCGAGCGCAACGCGGAAGCGGTCGCCGAGTACGCGGCGGCGATGATCGTCGCGAGCCTGAAAGGCGTGTTCCGACTGCGTCGCGACTACGTCCGCGAAGGTGCGACGCTCGATCGGGGGCCGCGTCTCGACATGCTCGGGATCACGGCCAAGACCGTCGGCCTGGTGGGAGCGTCCCGCGTCGGGCGTGCGGTGGCGCGACTCATCGCACGACACGATCTGCAGGTGCTCGTCTACGACCCGTACGTCGATGCCGTCGAAGCGGATTCTCTGGGTGCCCGGCTGACGTCGTTGGAGACGCTCATGCGCGACAGCGACGTGGTGTCCCTGCACGCCCCGGCCACTCCGGGCACGCGCGGGATGATCACCCGTCGGCTGCTGGAGAGCATGAGCCCCGGTGCCACGCTCATCAACACCGCCCGCGGATCGATCGTCGACCAGGACGCCCTCATCGACGTGCTCCGCACCCGCGACCTCTTCGCGATCCTCGATGTCACCGAACCCATGGTCCCCGCCGCCGACTCGGCGTTGTGGGCGCTGGAGAACGTCTTCCTGACGCCCCATCTCGCCGGTGCCACGGGGTCGGATCTCCAGCGGCTCGGCCGAGGAGCAGTCGACGAGGCGATTCGAGTGCTCACGGGCGAGGAGCTCGCGCACCGGGTGCGGGCCGAAGACCTTTCGCGAATCGCGTGA
- a CDS encoding carbohydrate ABC transporter permease → MATPLLLHRRADRQASTDATGVDRLALPFLVPAVAMMTITLVIPSVFTAVISLTSWSGPGDEVVWVGLRNYIGLWASDAFRSSFVNTAVLLIVGGILVFTVVFASLIALRGMRGGAFIRSVVFVPVIISPIAIGVAFGFLLNPNGGFNQILEALSLDALRRAWLSPDVVFQVIIVGLVWSVSGYYLAIVATGVDQIPAHLYEEAELAGATRTQQFRMITIPLSWESLSVAIVLWIISSMKTFEIVIAFVGSQGVPPIQARTASVQQYLATTGGPDGSPQLAYASAIGMVLFLLTSVLVMLVRRLLKRDKVELS, encoded by the coding sequence ATGGCGACCCCTCTCCTCCTCCACCGCCGCGCCGATCGGCAGGCATCGACCGACGCCACCGGTGTCGATCGGCTCGCGCTGCCCTTCCTCGTCCCCGCGGTGGCGATGATGACCATCACACTCGTGATTCCATCGGTGTTCACGGCCGTGATCTCGCTGACCTCGTGGTCGGGACCGGGAGACGAGGTCGTCTGGGTGGGCCTGCGCAACTACATCGGACTGTGGGCGTCGGACGCGTTCCGCTCGTCGTTCGTGAACACGGCGGTGCTGCTGATCGTCGGCGGCATCCTCGTGTTCACGGTGGTCTTCGCCTCACTGATCGCGCTACGCGGCATGCGGGGCGGGGCGTTCATCCGGTCCGTCGTGTTCGTGCCGGTGATCATCTCGCCGATCGCGATCGGTGTGGCGTTCGGCTTCCTCCTGAATCCGAACGGCGGCTTCAACCAGATCCTCGAAGCACTCTCGCTCGATGCCCTGCGCAGAGCCTGGCTGTCACCGGACGTCGTGTTCCAGGTGATCATCGTCGGTCTCGTGTGGAGCGTCAGCGGGTACTACCTCGCGATCGTCGCGACGGGCGTCGATCAGATCCCCGCGCACCTGTATGAGGAAGCGGAACTTGCGGGAGCGACTCGCACGCAGCAGTTCCGGATGATCACCATCCCGCTGAGCTGGGAGTCGCTCTCGGTCGCGATCGTGCTGTGGATCATCAGCAGCATGAAGACGTTCGAGATCGTGATCGCATTCGTCGGATCCCAGGGCGTGCCGCCCATCCAGGCGCGCACCGCGTCTGTGCAGCAGTACCTCGCGACGACCGGTGGTCCGGACGGAAGCCCGCAGCTCGCCTACGCGTCGGCGATCGGCATGGTGCTCTTCCTGCTCACCTCGGTCCTGGTGATGCTCGTGCGGAGACTTCTGAAGAGAGACAAGGTGGAACTGTCATGA
- a CDS encoding spermidine synthase, translated as MITRFEELDWQTTPIGDLMLRRRTEPAVGQEIYEVKLGDEYLMSSLFTVAEEELANLGLAAVVGDDLSVLVGGLGLGYTAVAALRDARVASLTVIDRLGAVIGWHERKLLPASAELVEDARTSLVEDDFFAVMRSAPAEGHRGYSAILLDVDHSPRHQLDPTHADLYDAAGLRALDRHLAAGGVFALWSDDPPDDEFMVELNAVFDDAVAHIVDFDNPVTDGVSSNTVYVARSRGAGSVSLDAAGRTQPREEA; from the coding sequence GTGATCACTCGGTTCGAAGAGCTCGACTGGCAGACGACGCCGATCGGCGACCTCATGCTGCGCCGGCGCACGGAGCCGGCGGTCGGGCAGGAGATCTACGAGGTCAAGCTCGGCGACGAATACCTGATGTCGAGCCTGTTCACGGTGGCAGAGGAAGAGCTCGCGAATCTGGGGCTCGCCGCGGTGGTCGGCGACGACCTCTCGGTCCTGGTCGGCGGGCTCGGGCTCGGCTACACCGCCGTCGCGGCGCTGCGCGATGCGCGGGTGGCATCGCTCACGGTGATCGATCGACTGGGCGCCGTGATCGGCTGGCACGAGCGCAAGCTCCTGCCCGCGTCGGCGGAACTCGTCGAGGATGCGCGTACGAGTCTGGTCGAGGACGACTTCTTCGCCGTCATGCGGTCGGCACCCGCTGAGGGGCACCGCGGGTATTCGGCCATCCTCCTGGACGTCGACCACTCTCCGCGCCACCAGCTCGACCCGACGCACGCCGACCTCTACGACGCCGCCGGTCTGCGTGCGCTCGACCGTCATCTCGCCGCGGGCGGGGTCTTCGCCCTGTGGTCGGATGATCCGCCCGACGACGAGTTCATGGTCGAGCTGAACGCCGTGTTCGATGACGCCGTCGCCCACATCGTCGATTTCGACAATCCCGTGACCGACGGGGTCTCGTCGAACACCGTGTACGTCGCGCGCAGTCGTGGAGCGGGCTCCGTGTCGCTCGACGCCGCCGGGCGCACCCAGCCGAGAGAGGAAGCATGA
- a CDS encoding SMP-30/gluconolactonase/LRE family protein, with the protein MTPENVTGPVARHAEGPVWWPGWGGLRWVDGEAGDLLTLGTDGVTRQHIDDEYLAFARPRTNGGLVAVGARTLYLADDVDGETRAVATLHEDPHVRMNDGCCDPRGRLLAGSMAYDAAPDGGFVLRLDAELAVSTVLPRATISNGIGFSPDGRRAYYVDTATHRIDVFDVAEGELRGRRAFVSIPEEHGSPDGLTVAADGSVWVALWGGSAVHGYDATGALVQTIELPVPQVSACTFGGDDLDTLYITTSAQGLPDDHGTEAGSVFAVQPGVRGLPVTLFAG; encoded by the coding sequence ATGACCCCGGAGAACGTCACCGGTCCCGTCGCCCGTCACGCCGAAGGTCCCGTGTGGTGGCCGGGCTGGGGTGGACTGCGGTGGGTCGACGGGGAGGCCGGCGATCTGCTGACGCTGGGCACCGACGGCGTGACGCGGCAGCACATCGACGACGAGTACCTGGCCTTCGCGCGACCGCGCACCAACGGCGGCCTGGTGGCGGTCGGCGCCCGCACGCTCTACCTCGCTGATGACGTCGACGGCGAGACGCGCGCCGTGGCGACCCTGCATGAAGATCCGCACGTGCGCATGAACGACGGATGCTGCGACCCGCGCGGTCGCCTGCTCGCAGGTTCCATGGCCTACGACGCCGCACCGGACGGCGGATTCGTGCTGCGGCTCGACGCGGAGCTCGCGGTCTCGACTGTGCTGCCTCGGGCGACGATCTCGAACGGCATCGGCTTCTCGCCCGACGGCCGCCGCGCCTACTACGTCGACACCGCCACCCACCGCATCGACGTTTTCGACGTGGCCGAGGGTGAGCTGCGCGGACGGCGGGCATTCGTCTCGATCCCCGAGGAGCACGGGTCCCCGGACGGACTGACGGTCGCCGCAGACGGCAGCGTGTGGGTGGCCCTCTGGGGCGGCAGTGCCGTGCACGGCTACGACGCGACCGGAGCGCTCGTGCAGACGATCGAGCTCCCCGTGCCGCAGGTGTCGGCGTGCACGTTCGGCGGCGACGACCTCGACACGCTCTACATCACGACGTCAGCGCAGGGCCTCCCCGACGACCACGGCACCGAGGCGGGTTCGGTGTTCGCCGTGCAGCCCGGAGTGCGCGGGCTGCCGGTCACGCTGTTCGCCGGCTGA
- the manD gene encoding D-mannonate dehydratase ManD — MTIDRADVIVTSPDRNFVTLKITTADGVTGLGDATLNGRELAVVAYLTEHVVPLLIGADESRIEDTWQFLYRSAYWRRGPVTMAAIAAVDMALWDIKGKVAGLPVYQLLGGASRNGLMAYGHASGKELPELFDSIRAHQEQGYKAIRVQTGVPTLKAIYGIAAQGADVGDASVRYDHEPARRGAKPVEEDWDTRAYLNHLPGVFEAVRNEFGPDIPLLHDGHHRMTPIQAARLGKDLEPYDLFWLEDCTPAENQEALRLVRQHTTTPLAIGEIFNTVWDFKDIIRDQLIDYVRGAVTHMGGITALKKTLDYAAMYQIKSGMHGPTDISPVGMAAAMHLGLSIHNFGIQEYMQHGARTDQVFQQSFTWTDGYLHPGNKPGLGVELDVDEAGKYPYEQAYLPYNRLLDGTVHDW, encoded by the coding sequence ATGACCATCGACAGGGCTGACGTGATCGTCACAAGTCCGGATCGCAACTTCGTGACGCTGAAGATCACGACCGCCGACGGGGTGACGGGGCTGGGCGATGCGACGTTGAACGGCCGCGAGCTCGCCGTCGTCGCGTATCTGACCGAGCACGTGGTGCCGTTGCTGATCGGGGCGGACGAGTCGCGCATCGAGGACACCTGGCAGTTCCTGTACCGCAGCGCGTACTGGCGGCGGGGCCCGGTGACGATGGCCGCGATCGCCGCAGTGGACATGGCGCTGTGGGACATCAAGGGCAAGGTCGCCGGTCTCCCGGTGTACCAGCTGCTCGGGGGAGCGTCGCGGAACGGCCTGATGGCGTACGGACACGCGTCGGGCAAGGAACTGCCGGAGCTGTTCGACTCGATCCGCGCGCACCAGGAACAGGGATACAAGGCCATCCGCGTGCAGACCGGGGTGCCCACGTTGAAGGCGATCTACGGGATCGCCGCACAGGGGGCCGATGTCGGCGATGCGTCGGTGCGGTACGACCACGAGCCCGCCCGCCGCGGCGCGAAGCCGGTGGAGGAGGACTGGGACACCCGCGCCTACCTCAACCACCTCCCCGGGGTGTTCGAGGCCGTGCGGAACGAGTTCGGTCCCGACATCCCGCTGCTGCACGACGGCCACCACCGGATGACCCCCATCCAGGCCGCCCGGCTCGGCAAGGATCTCGAGCCGTACGACCTGTTCTGGCTGGAGGACTGCACGCCCGCCGAGAACCAGGAGGCACTGCGACTCGTGCGCCAGCACACCACCACCCCGCTCGCGATCGGGGAGATCTTCAACACGGTGTGGGACTTCAAGGACATCATCCGCGACCAGCTCATCGACTACGTCCGCGGAGCCGTCACCCACATGGGCGGCATCACCGCACTGAAGAAGACGCTCGACTACGCGGCGATGTACCAGATCAAGTCGGGCATGCACGGGCCGACCGACATCTCTCCGGTCGGCATGGCCGCCGCGATGCACCTGGGACTGTCGATCCACAACTTCGGCATCCAGGAGTACATGCAGCACGGCGCCCGCACCGACCAGGTCTTCCAGCAGTCGTTCACCTGGACCGACGGATACCTGCACCCCGGGAACAAGCCCGGACTCGGCGTCGAGCTCGACGTCGACGAAGCGGGCAAGTACCCCTACGAGCAGGCCTACCTCCCCTACAACCGCCTCCTCGACGGCACCGTCCACGACTGGTGA